The window TTCTTACCCGCACCCGAGTTCCCAGCTAAGCCGATCAGCAAAGGGCGATGTCGACGAAACCAAGGCATTTCAATTCGAATAATAAACAACCAAATCGAGATTAGTAAGCCCAATAAACTCATTTGCAGGAGCGTAAAAGAGATCTGCGAAGCCACTACCGAAATATCCAAGCCGAAGTGAGCCGGTAAAAAACAAAAGAGATAAAGTAGAATCGAACACGCCAGTACAGAGTAAAGACGTAATGGATATTGGGCCAAAAAAAGAGCTAAAAACGGATAGAGCCAATAGTACCACCCCGGCATAGAATCGGTTGTGATCAATAAAGCTCCCAATAACAAGGCCGATGCATAGATCAGTCCTTGTTTGGTCACTCTGCTGGAGAGCACCAAGCGAGCTAGAACCGCGACCACTAAACCAAAACCAATGTAGAGTTTGTGATCCGCGCCCAAGGGTAATGTCAGAGAAAAAATCTTCATAGCTTCGGGGGATTGCACACTGACGTAACCAAAATGCGAACTTAAAAAGTGCGGGAGAAAGCCAACAGCTACGAGTCCCAAAACTATCGACAACCACTTCGCCAAAAAGGAGTAGGCTTCGCTACGAAATTTAGTATTCCAAAAATAAACCATAAAAACAGGAATGAGAATAACTACGTGAAATTTACACAGAATCGCAAAGGCAAGCATTACGGCCGAAGCCAACTCCCTATTGCGACGACAGCTCTCTAGCGCCAAAAAAACAAATAAAACCGCAAACAGATCGAGCTGACCATGCAGGTAGCTGATAAATATTAAAACTGGATTGAGCCAGTAAAATATAAAAATCCAACGGGGTTGAACGAGAGGAAACTTTAATAAAACTCGTAGAAAACATATATCCGCAATTAATAACGGTGCACGAAAAGCAATCAAGGAGAGTGCATTGGTACCCAACGCCGCATCTCCAAAAATAAAATAAAACACCGCTTTGGGAACCATCATGATCGCAAATAAAACACTACCGTAGGGGAAGTATTGAGTCGGTAATAGCTCCCAAGGATTTGATCCCAGATTCAAAACGGCTTTATCCAAAAAAAGTAATAAATAAATCTGTAGCGACGGGTGCCGGGACTGTAACAAATAGCGCTAACTTTACCACTAGTCCTAACCAAAAGAGAGGATTTTTTTTCATGCACGTCCCTCTTTCCACATCAGATCCCACATGTAACGAATCATTCCCAAAATCGTTTTATAGCGACCAAAGAAATTTGCCGCCCAATTGGAAACGCCATGAATTCTTGGCGGAAAAAAACATTGAAAGTTAACACTTCTAATCCTGCCTTCTGAGCGGAATAGAGCAGGTAGAGATCGAGAGCGAAAGTATGAGGGGGCTGCTTCATATTCTCCAGTAGAGTCGAAGGGAAAACTTTAGGCTGGGCATTGAGTTCGTAAACCTTTAAGCCAAGGATAATCCGAGCGAACGTTTCAAACACACGACTGACGAATCTATCTTTCGCCGAACGTTTAAGTCGCACACCCTTAACGAGAATATTTTTAGAGGTCTGAACTTCGTAGAGTTTATAGGCCACGAACGCATTAGCAGGATCACATTGAAGATCCGCATGAGTCCACCCCACCACCGGCGCGCTGGACTCTCGAAGACCACTCATAATTCCAAAACCATAGCCTTGATTGACCTTCACCTGCACAATTTTGACCATGTCGTGCAGTCTTAAATATTCGACCGTGTCTCGCATGACTTTATAGGAGTTGTCCTTACTGCCGTTCTCTACCAGGAGAAGCGTGAAATCCTGACCTGTCATATTAAACTTGGCCGCAGCTGTAACCACTCGTTCTATTAACTCAGGGATATTTTTTTCTTCATTATAGGCGGGAATAACTAGCTCAAACTTTTTCATGACTTCACCAAATAACCTGGATAGGGCTGACGCGGATGCATTTTATGACCCATAAAAATCTCGTACCAGTAAATGGCCTCTTTGAGACTATTGGCATCACCCCAGTTAATGTATCCCTCCAGAGGAATTTCTTTAACGATCATCCCCTGCTCAATCATGAGGGCAAAAACAGAATCCAAATAAAGTTCCCCGTTGACCCGAACATTACGAGCTTTTACCAGATCTATGGCCTTTTGAAGAAGCTGAGCACTCTTAAACCAAAAGCTTCCCACCAAAAGAGCTTCCTCTTCTGGCTTTGCCGTAAAAGGCTTCTTAACGCCAATCTGCCGGACAATGAGATCTTCATCAGAACTGACATAGCTAAATGAAGTGGGAGTTCTCACTGTACCTGGGAATCCCTTCACCGTGAATATTGCGGCATCGCAGTCGGGCTTAGTCATAAAGTTTTGCCATCGAGCAGGATCAAGCACAACCGTGTGATCACAAGCTGTGACTATCACATCCTGGGTCCCATCAAGTTTATCAATCCCGAGCTCGGTTGTGAGAGCTTGGCCGGGAGGTGTTTCCTGCACAACAACCACAGCCTCGGTCGATGTTGTCACCATTTGATCAGCAATCTGCGGAAGAGTGATGAAAACTGTTCTTTGCGCCTGAGGAAAAGAGTCAAGCGCGCGACGATATATAGGCTGTCCGTCCAATTTTACCACCGGCTTAGGTTGGGA of the Bdellovibrionales bacterium genome contains:
- a CDS encoding glycosyltransferase family 2 protein, whose product is MKKFELVIPAYNEEKNIPELIERVVTAAAKFNMTGQDFTLLLVENGSKDNSYKVMRDTVEYLRLHDMVKIVQVKVNQGYGFGIMSGLRESSAPVVGWTHADLQCDPANAFVAYKLYEVQTSKNILVKGVRLKRSAKDRFVSRVFETFARIILGLKVYELNAQPKVFPSTLLENMKQPPHTFALDLYLLYSAQKAGLEVLTFNVFFRQEFMAFPIGRQISLVAIKRFWE
- a CDS encoding NTP transferase domain-containing protein; translation: KNLNKWGEAIKVIQIRQILMPMAGLGSRISQILSQPKPVVKLDGQPIYRRALDSFPQAQRTVFITLPQIADQMVTTSTEAVVVVQETPPGQALTTELGIDKLDGTQDVIVTACDHTVVLDPARWQNFMTKPDCDAAIFTVKGFPGTVRTPTSFSYVSSDEDLIVRQIGVKKPFTAKPEEEALLVGSFWFKSAQLLQKAIDLVKARNVRVNGELYLDSVFALMIEQGMIVKEIPLEGYINWGDANSLKEAIYWYEIFMGHKMHPRQPYPGYLVKS